In a single window of the Terriglobus roseus genome:
- a CDS encoding dihydroorotate dehydrogenase — MRVSIAGVALRSPVIAASGTFGYGVEFEEILSTDRIGAFVTKGLSLVPMDGNKAPRIIETTGGMMNAIGLQNIGVDAFIKDKLPGIRRMRGSVCIANVFGYNIEDCLGVIEKLNHADGIVMYELNASCPNTKHGGMVFGTDPESLGDLVFRCKAVSKRPLMVKLSPNVTNIGGMARVAEAAGADAVSLVNTFLSLAIDTETRRPRIANITGGLSGPAIKPIAVRMVWDVARSVKIPIVGMGGIAKAEDAVEFLLAGATAVEVGTASYADPRAVEKIADNLESWCTAHDVAKVAELTGGLRL, encoded by the coding sequence ATGCGCGTCAGCATCGCCGGGGTTGCGCTTCGCTCGCCTGTGATCGCTGCCAGCGGCACTTTTGGTTACGGCGTGGAGTTTGAAGAGATTCTCTCCACTGACCGCATCGGCGCGTTCGTCACCAAGGGCCTGTCCCTGGTGCCGATGGACGGCAACAAGGCTCCGCGCATCATCGAAACCACCGGCGGCATGATGAACGCGATCGGCCTGCAGAACATTGGTGTCGATGCCTTCATCAAGGACAAGCTGCCGGGCATTCGCAGGATGCGGGGCAGCGTCTGCATCGCCAATGTCTTCGGCTACAACATCGAAGATTGCCTGGGCGTGATTGAAAAACTGAACCACGCTGACGGCATTGTGATGTACGAATTGAACGCGAGCTGCCCCAACACGAAACACGGCGGCATGGTCTTCGGTACGGATCCTGAATCGCTTGGCGACCTCGTCTTCCGGTGCAAAGCCGTCAGCAAGCGGCCCCTGATGGTGAAGCTGTCGCCGAACGTGACCAACATCGGCGGCATGGCGCGAGTCGCGGAGGCTGCCGGAGCCGATGCCGTCTCGCTCGTCAACACTTTCCTCTCACTCGCGATCGACACGGAGACACGCAGACCCCGCATCGCCAACATCACCGGCGGACTCAGCGGACCGGCGATTAAGCCCATAGCGGTGCGCATGGTGTGGGACGTGGCGCGCTCAGTCAAGATTCCCATCGTTGGCATGGGCGGTATCGCCAAGGCAGAGGACGCTGTGGAGTTCCTGCTGGCGGGTGCAACCGCCGTCGAAGTCGGCACCGCAAGCTACGCGGACCCACGCGCGGTTGAGAAGATCGCCGACAATCTCGAAAGCTGGTGCACCGCTCACGATGTCGCGAAAGTGGCCGAACTGACGGGCGGTTTGCGGCTTTGA
- a CDS encoding sensor histidine kinase: protein MPPAAIPLNEAERVADLHSYELLDTLDERGYDDITFLAQYICETPVSLVTLVDTHRQWFKSAIGAGDLRETSRADSFCSHLIGGSSVLVVQDTLEDDRFSDNPLVTGELGIRFYAGAPLITPDGHVIGTVCVIDQKPRSMRTEQVRALEALARQVMARMELRRQMRENTLTADAMRTAEKLAAVGRMASSLAHEINNPLQSVTNLLYMVEVTEDKAERRIYLKQAEDALARVSHLVTQSLRFHKQSRQAEPVRLAELAESILMLFQTRLSHASAQVVMTDRQTAPLVCLADDIRQVLTNLVSNSLDALSGRGKGKLYVRVRDGVSAGRKGVFFSVADTGQGIAPDAMARLFQPFNTTKGIRGTGLGLWVTKGILQKHGARVRVRSRVQVGTVVRIFFPAKPSSPVGNAEAKESAALPVN, encoded by the coding sequence GTGCCACCCGCAGCGATTCCATTGAACGAAGCCGAACGCGTCGCAGACCTGCACAGCTATGAGTTGCTGGATACGCTGGATGAACGCGGTTATGACGACATCACCTTTCTCGCGCAGTACATCTGCGAGACCCCGGTCTCCCTGGTGACGCTGGTCGATACCCATCGTCAATGGTTCAAATCCGCCATCGGCGCCGGAGATCTGCGTGAGACGTCGCGGGCCGACAGCTTCTGTTCGCACCTGATCGGCGGTTCGTCCGTTCTTGTGGTGCAGGACACCCTGGAAGACGACCGTTTCTCGGACAATCCACTGGTCACCGGAGAACTCGGCATTCGTTTTTATGCAGGTGCTCCGCTGATCACACCGGATGGCCATGTCATTGGGACCGTCTGCGTGATCGACCAGAAGCCCCGTTCCATGCGTACGGAGCAGGTTCGGGCGCTGGAGGCACTGGCGCGGCAGGTGATGGCCCGTATGGAACTCCGGCGGCAGATGCGTGAGAACACGCTGACCGCAGATGCAATGCGTACCGCGGAGAAGCTTGCCGCAGTCGGTCGTATGGCGAGCTCATTGGCGCATGAGATCAACAATCCTCTGCAGTCCGTGACCAACCTGCTTTACATGGTCGAAGTGACCGAGGATAAGGCGGAGCGCCGCATCTATCTGAAGCAGGCTGAGGATGCCCTGGCACGTGTGTCGCACCTGGTGACGCAGTCGCTGAGGTTCCACAAACAGTCGAGGCAGGCTGAGCCGGTTCGCCTGGCGGAGTTGGCAGAGTCGATCCTCATGCTTTTTCAGACGCGGCTCTCGCACGCGTCTGCGCAGGTTGTCATGACCGATCGACAGACGGCCCCGCTGGTTTGCCTGGCAGACGATATACGGCAGGTACTGACGAATCTTGTTTCGAATTCGCTGGATGCGCTCTCCGGCAGGGGCAAGGGAAAACTTTACGTCCGCGTACGGGATGGTGTGAGTGCCGGCAGGAAGGGCGTCTTCTTCAGCGTTGCGGATACCGGGCAGGGCATCGCACCGGATGCGATGGCCCGTCTCTTCCAGCCTTTCAATACGACCAAGGGGATCCGGGGCACCGGCCTGGGGCTGTGGGTGACCAAGGGAATTCTGCAGAAACACGGGGCACGGGTGCGTGTTCGGAGCAGGGTACAAGTCGGGACGGTTGTGCGGATTTTCTTTCCGGCGAAGCCAAGTTCGCCGGTCGGGAACGCTGAGGCGAAAGAATCGGCGGCTTTACCGGTAAACTAG
- a CDS encoding deoxyguanosinetriphosphate triphosphohydrolase family protein has protein sequence MLSVRGAEEHTLSSRVWNEPSRIVGVDDPRRPPFARDRERIVQSRAFRRLAGKTQVFTSRESDHFRSRLTHTIEVAQIAREVARALGLNEELVEALALVHDIGHPPFGHAGERALDTCLKEHGLRFDHNLHALRIVEHFEDWYAAHRGLNLSLGVREGIVKHSRDYSASDHPLLSPYFLDQRPPLEAQLIDLADEIAYLTADLDDGVESGLLEIDHICANITIMGRAYQQVEHDHPGIEPKFLFHEALQVMQAELTADLITNTVRNVREHNLRSLAEVRACPHRVATFSPEYETQRREEKAYLYRVLYTCDFLEAEHHKAENVVTTLFHHFMRSPELLPSGYVEESATDGLPRVIADYIAGMTDNYILQQFWIASKLRR, from the coding sequence ATGCTAAGCGTGCGCGGCGCGGAGGAGCACACACTCTCCTCCCGCGTTTGGAATGAGCCTTCGCGGATTGTCGGCGTAGACGACCCGCGAAGGCCGCCATTTGCGCGCGACCGCGAACGCATCGTGCAGTCCCGTGCCTTCCGACGCCTTGCCGGCAAGACGCAGGTCTTCACCAGCCGTGAATCCGACCACTTCCGCTCGCGTCTGACGCACACCATTGAAGTCGCGCAGATCGCGCGCGAGGTCGCGCGCGCGCTGGGCCTGAACGAGGAGCTGGTCGAGGCACTTGCCCTTGTTCACGACATCGGTCACCCGCCCTTCGGTCATGCGGGCGAACGCGCCCTGGACACGTGCCTTAAGGAGCATGGGCTACGCTTTGATCACAATCTGCACGCGCTTCGCATTGTGGAGCACTTTGAGGACTGGTACGCCGCGCATCGCGGCCTTAACCTGAGCCTCGGTGTACGCGAAGGCATCGTCAAGCATTCGCGCGACTACAGCGCCAGCGACCATCCACTGCTCTCGCCCTACTTCCTCGATCAGCGGCCACCGCTCGAGGCGCAATTGATCGACCTGGCCGATGAGATCGCCTACCTGACCGCCGACCTGGACGACGGGGTCGAATCAGGCCTGCTCGAGATCGACCACATCTGCGCAAACATTACCATCATGGGCCGCGCCTATCAGCAGGTGGAACATGATCATCCAGGCATTGAGCCGAAGTTCCTATTCCATGAAGCACTGCAGGTCATGCAGGCAGAATTGACCGCGGACCTGATCACCAACACCGTCCGTAACGTGCGCGAACATAACCTGCGGTCCCTCGCAGAGGTGCGCGCCTGTCCGCACCGTGTCGCCACCTTCTCACCCGAGTACGAAACACAGCGCCGCGAGGAAAAGGCATATCTCTACCGGGTGCTCTACACCTGCGACTTCCTCGAAGCGGAGCATCACAAGGCTGAGAATGTGGTCACCACTCTCTTCCATCACTTCATGCGGTCGCCGGAGCTTCTACCCTCGGGCTACGTGGAAGAAAGCGCAACAGACGGACTGCCTCGCGTTATTGCGGACTACATTGCAGGGATGACAGACAATTACATCCTGCAGCAGTTCTGGATCGCCTCGAAGCTGCGGCGCTGA
- a CDS encoding ABC-F family ATP-binding cassette domain-containing protein produces the protein MPPILNAQSVSKRYGAKVLFQDVSLVVADGDRIGLVGPNGAGKSTLLGILAGTEDSDTGEVSVRKRARVVTILQTSEFPKGATVREVLERALDIANVPDNEREQRIRETVGRTGFPDEHAIATSLSGGWRKRLAIVEGVISQPDVLLLDEPTNHLDLGGIEWLEELLSGIGCACVIVSHDRYFLEAAANEIVELNRVYPGGTLRVKGTYSKFLEDRELFLEAQSRAQQSLKNEVKTEIEWLRRGPKARTTKSKARIDRAHEMIGELADVNQRTAKSSAGLEFNATERQTKRLVELEGAGLDLGGRTLLDKLDYVITAGQRVGLVGPNGSGKTTLLRLLTGELKPTRGTVKTANMLRIVYFSQAREIDTSLTLRRALAPEGDAVVHNGREVHVASWAARFLFTGEQLNQPVERLSGGERARVLIARLMLQPADLLLLDEPTNDLDIPTLEILEESLLEYPGALILVTHDRYMLNRVSTTVLGLDGKGRAEKFADFAQWEDWMRESEAPVPTAKSKAAAASAAAGAPGDENAKKKLSYNEQREWNTLEARIADAEARVAKADAALADPAIATDATALQRAITEQQDAQAAVLDMYVRWEELAERAS, from the coding sequence ATGCCGCCGATTCTTAACGCGCAGTCAGTCAGTAAGCGCTACGGCGCTAAGGTCCTCTTTCAGGACGTCTCCCTCGTCGTCGCCGACGGCGACCGCATCGGTCTGGTCGGTCCCAATGGCGCGGGTAAATCCACGCTGCTGGGGATTCTTGCCGGTACGGAAGACTCGGACACCGGGGAAGTTTCCGTCCGCAAGCGGGCCCGCGTCGTCACCATCCTGCAAACTTCAGAGTTTCCCAAGGGCGCTACTGTCCGCGAAGTGCTGGAGCGTGCCCTGGATATCGCCAACGTCCCGGATAACGAGCGCGAACAGCGCATCCGCGAGACTGTTGGCCGCACCGGCTTCCCGGATGAGCATGCCATTGCGACCAGCCTTTCTGGTGGCTGGCGCAAGCGCCTGGCGATTGTGGAAGGCGTGATCTCGCAGCCGGACGTCCTGCTGCTGGATGAACCGACGAATCACCTGGATCTGGGCGGCATCGAGTGGCTGGAAGAGCTGCTCTCCGGCATCGGCTGCGCCTGCGTCATCGTCTCGCACGACCGTTATTTCCTTGAAGCCGCCGCAAATGAGATCGTCGAGTTGAACCGCGTCTACCCGGGTGGAACGCTGCGCGTGAAGGGAACCTACTCGAAGTTTCTTGAAGATCGAGAACTCTTCCTCGAGGCGCAATCCAGGGCGCAGCAGAGCCTGAAAAATGAAGTCAAGACGGAGATTGAGTGGCTGCGCCGCGGTCCCAAGGCGCGTACCACCAAGAGCAAGGCGCGCATCGACCGCGCGCACGAGATGATTGGCGAACTCGCCGACGTCAACCAGCGCACGGCCAAGTCCAGCGCCGGTCTTGAGTTCAATGCGACCGAGCGCCAGACCAAGCGGCTGGTTGAGTTGGAAGGCGCGGGGCTTGATCTTGGTGGACGCACGCTGCTGGACAAGCTCGACTACGTCATCACGGCGGGCCAGCGGGTTGGCCTGGTAGGACCCAATGGCAGCGGTAAGACGACGCTGCTGCGCCTGCTGACTGGCGAACTCAAGCCGACACGGGGCACGGTGAAGACCGCGAACATGCTCCGCATCGTCTACTTCTCGCAGGCACGTGAGATCGACACATCGCTGACGTTACGGCGGGCACTGGCTCCTGAGGGCGATGCCGTTGTGCACAATGGACGCGAGGTCCACGTGGCGAGCTGGGCTGCTCGCTTCCTGTTTACCGGGGAGCAGCTGAACCAGCCGGTCGAACGGCTCAGCGGCGGCGAGCGTGCTCGCGTACTGATCGCTCGCTTGATGCTGCAACCCGCGGACCTGCTGCTGCTGGATGAGCCGACGAACGATCTTGATATTCCGACGCTGGAGATTCTTGAGGAGAGCCTGCTGGAGTATCCCGGCGCACTGATTCTGGTAACGCATGATCGCTACATGCTGAACCGCGTCAGCACCACGGTGCTTGGACTCGATGGCAAGGGCCGCGCGGAGAAGTTTGCGGACTTTGCGCAGTGGGAAGACTGGATGCGCGAGTCTGAGGCGCCGGTACCTACCGCGAAGTCGAAGGCTGCCGCCGCTTCGGCGGCCGCGGGCGCTCCCGGCGACGAAAACGCGAAGAAGAAGCTGAGCTACAACGAACAGCGCGAGTGGAACACGCTGGAGGCTCGCATCGCAGATGCAGAGGCGCGCGTAGCGAAGGCCGACGCGGCGCTGGCGGATCCTGCGATTGCAACGGATGCCACAGCCCTGCAGCGCGCCATCACGGAGCAGCAGGACGCGCAGGCTGCGGTGCTGGACATGTATGTTCGCTGGGAAGAACTGGCGGAACGCGCGAGCTAG
- a CDS encoding nucleotidyltransferase family protein, with the protein MNGRHEIDSRREQIEAICREHGVARLLVFGSVLRDDFNPDTSDIDLLVKFMPNVQKPWAGEYTDLQSAMEALFRRRVDVIPEGSIKNPYRLVNIEREQELLYAA; encoded by the coding sequence ATGAATGGCCGCCACGAGATCGATTCCAGGCGCGAGCAGATTGAAGCCATCTGCCGCGAACATGGGGTCGCGCGCCTGCTCGTGTTCGGATCGGTCCTTCGGGATGACTTCAATCCGGATACGAGCGACATCGATCTCCTTGTGAAGTTCATGCCAAACGTACAGAAGCCCTGGGCGGGTGAGTATACGGATTTGCAGTCAGCCATGGAAGCACTCTTCCGCCGCCGTGTAGACGTGATCCCGGAAGGCTCCATTAAGAATCCATACCGCCTGGTAAACATCGAACGCGAACAAGAGCTGCTCTATGCAGCATGA
- a CDS encoding tetratricopeptide repeat protein, with protein MIGPQNAVSVSSLRTLLAAVALCVAAPLVAQKNVPTVLPPQPVAPSSTGSSAAYYHYGLAHIYEDLATTQGRSDYATQAIEQYKQALDADPKSTFLQDGLADLYFKLGRIREAVEVAQDQVKKNPQDVEAHRLLGRVYYRSLGDAQGTAQSQMVQLATAEYEVLVKLEPNVAENHLLLGQLYEVSHESAKAEAQFKAAQGLDNGSEESLLNLARLYSEQGDTQRVINTLTALPEGDRSVRIELAIGASYDQLHKPKEAAAAYQRALDAESDNTDAQRGLANALLAGDRMDDALKIYAAIVAAEPQDAQSYIKISEIQRRQGHYDLALATLKKAKAMVPDSEELVFNEALLYDALGRYTDAENSLKGVLAATAKAPDAYTEAERNNRAIFLDRLALLYREENKTPEAVDVYKQMASLGGEMKLRGIGGEVDALRDAHEWDKAAAVAEAAAKESPNDRDTQILYAGQLADTGKAEEGLALLKKQINGKAEDRTTYLTLAQAYIRLRRYDEANAALDKAEVFSQKNDDKVYLYFLRGTIDDKQGKKDESETWLRKVLDIDPNNAQTLNYLAYMFAERGVKLPEALTMVKKAVELDPQNYAYLDSMGWVYFKMGEYALSEDQLQKAVERNATDPTVHDHLGQALEKQGKLKLAVAQWERALVEYSKSLPADIEPDDVSKLHKRLDNAKVKLAKNASAAKVTP; from the coding sequence ATGATTGGTCCGCAGAACGCTGTCAGCGTTTCCTCCCTCCGTACCCTGCTTGCAGCGGTAGCGCTTTGCGTTGCCGCGCCGCTAGTCGCCCAGAAGAACGTGCCCACGGTTCTGCCCCCGCAGCCCGTGGCGCCCTCTTCCACGGGCTCCAGCGCGGCTTACTACCACTATGGCCTCGCGCACATCTATGAGGACCTTGCAACGACGCAGGGCCGCAGCGACTACGCGACCCAGGCCATTGAACAGTACAAACAGGCGCTGGACGCGGATCCAAAGTCCACGTTTCTCCAGGACGGCCTGGCCGATCTCTACTTCAAACTGGGCCGCATCCGCGAAGCTGTCGAAGTCGCGCAGGACCAGGTAAAGAAGAACCCCCAGGATGTGGAAGCGCACCGCCTGCTCGGCCGCGTCTACTACCGCTCACTCGGTGATGCGCAAGGCACGGCACAATCGCAGATGGTGCAGCTCGCTACCGCGGAATACGAAGTTCTGGTCAAGCTTGAGCCCAATGTCGCGGAAAATCATCTGTTACTGGGCCAGCTCTACGAGGTCAGCCACGAGTCCGCAAAGGCGGAGGCTCAGTTCAAGGCTGCGCAGGGGCTTGATAACGGCAGTGAAGAATCCCTCTTGAACCTTGCGCGCCTGTACAGCGAACAGGGTGATACGCAGCGTGTCATCAACACGCTCACGGCCCTGCCGGAAGGCGATCGGTCAGTTCGGATTGAGCTCGCCATCGGTGCCAGCTATGACCAGTTGCACAAGCCGAAGGAAGCTGCCGCCGCCTACCAGCGCGCGCTGGATGCTGAAAGCGACAACACAGACGCGCAGCGTGGCCTGGCGAATGCTCTCCTCGCAGGCGACCGCATGGACGATGCCCTGAAGATCTACGCCGCCATCGTCGCAGCGGAACCGCAGGATGCGCAGAGCTACATCAAGATCTCAGAGATTCAGCGCCGCCAGGGCCACTACGATCTCGCACTTGCCACGCTGAAGAAGGCGAAGGCGATGGTTCCGGACTCCGAGGAGCTCGTCTTCAACGAAGCCCTGCTCTACGACGCGCTGGGCCGCTACACGGATGCAGAGAACTCGCTGAAGGGCGTGCTCGCCGCTACTGCGAAAGCGCCTGACGCCTATACAGAAGCCGAGCGTAACAATCGCGCGATCTTCCTCGACCGCCTGGCGCTGCTCTACCGCGAAGAGAACAAGACCCCGGAAGCCGTTGACGTTTATAAACAGATGGCTTCGCTGGGCGGAGAGATGAAGCTGCGCGGCATCGGTGGCGAAGTCGATGCACTGCGTGATGCGCACGAGTGGGACAAGGCAGCCGCCGTGGCTGAGGCCGCGGCAAAGGAATCGCCAAACGACCGCGACACACAGATCCTGTATGCGGGCCAGCTTGCCGACACCGGCAAGGCAGAAGAGGGCCTTGCGCTGCTGAAGAAACAGATCAACGGCAAAGCGGAAGATCGCACCACATACCTGACACTCGCACAGGCATACATCCGTCTGCGTCGCTACGACGAAGCCAATGCTGCGTTGGATAAGGCCGAGGTCTTCTCGCAAAAGAACGATGACAAGGTCTACCTCTACTTCCTGCGCGGCACCATCGACGACAAACAAGGCAAGAAGGATGAGTCTGAGACCTGGCTGCGCAAGGTGCTGGACATCGATCCAAACAACGCGCAGACGCTGAACTACCTTGCGTACATGTTCGCCGAGCGTGGTGTGAAGCTGCCCGAAGCGCTGACCATGGTGAAGAAGGCCGTGGAGCTCGATCCGCAGAACTATGCCTACCTGGACTCGATGGGCTGGGTCTACTTCAAGATGGGCGAGTACGCCCTGTCAGAAGACCAGTTGCAGAAGGCCGTGGAGCGCAACGCCACCGATCCGACCGTGCATGACCATCTGGGTCAGGCGCTGGAGAAGCAGGGCAAGTTGAAGCTCGCTGTGGCTCAATGGGAGCGTGCGCTGGTGGAATACAGCAAGTCTCTGCCTGCTGATATTGAGCCGGACGACGTCAGCAAGCTGCATAAGCGCCTCGATAACGCGAAGGTAAAGCTGGCGAAGAATGCATCGGCCGCGAAGGTGACTCCGTAG
- a CDS encoding HepT-like ribonuclease domain-containing protein: MQHDDNAYFHDIVAAGNEILEYTAGMRLRDYLNDGRTRRAVERCLAIIGEALSQIRKRNESALAAIPNYQRVIGLRHLLIHEYTDINDTLIWTAVEQDLPELLKSIQTELHRIKR, translated from the coding sequence ATGCAGCATGACGACAACGCATACTTCCACGACATTGTCGCCGCGGGCAACGAAATCCTTGAATACACCGCGGGAATGCGTCTCAGAGACTATCTCAATGACGGGCGGACCCGGCGTGCTGTCGAGCGCTGCCTCGCTATCATCGGCGAGGCCCTGTCACAGATACGCAAACGGAACGAATCTGCCTTGGCTGCCATTCCGAATTACCAGAGGGTCATTGGCTTACGGCACCTGCTGATCCACGAGTACACCGACATCAATGACACGTTGATCTGGACAGCGGTGGAGCAGGATCTTCCGGAACTTCTTAAATCAATACAGACTGAACTGCACAGGATCAAACGATAG
- a CDS encoding metal-dependent hydrolase family protein: MRLPLALIAALLVPASLPAQTSPQAHVIVLHASRLLDVVAGRTITPGEVLVEGNLIREAGTHVTRPAGAEVIDLGDVTLMPGLIDAHTHLFLHVGNEAGQTVDETVPQRTLIAADAARTDLLAGFTAERDMGSEGAGCADAAVRNAINSGLIPGPRMRVSCNAVDITGGHEDNSGKNPEQHLLSNADRADSAEDLIHVMREQHKQGADFTKIYETGQDRLRDGVFTTPFQYTQADLSTAVAEAKRTGSRVAVHATGEPGTGYAAAAGVASIDHADNLSAATMKLMKEHNIFAVPTFAIGQYFADHAETPASAARRHESEAFHAAEFKKQMAAGVPFAVGSDVGPFPHGTQAHELVLMHQYGMPAADVLRADLINGAKLLDWEKQIGQLQAGFLADGIAVPGNPLEDLSVVEHVSFVMKDGAIIRH; the protein is encoded by the coding sequence ATGAGACTTCCCCTCGCACTGATAGCGGCGCTGCTTGTCCCTGCCTCCCTGCCGGCGCAGACTTCACCTCAAGCGCACGTCATCGTGCTGCACGCCTCACGCCTGCTGGATGTGGTTGCCGGCAGGACCATCACGCCAGGTGAAGTTCTCGTAGAAGGCAATCTGATACGTGAAGCGGGCACACACGTCACTCGCCCCGCAGGTGCAGAGGTCATCGACCTGGGCGACGTGACGCTGATGCCCGGCTTGATCGACGCGCATACCCACCTTTTCCTGCACGTGGGCAATGAAGCCGGCCAGACCGTGGATGAGACCGTGCCGCAGCGCACGCTCATCGCCGCCGACGCCGCACGTACTGACCTGCTGGCGGGCTTTACTGCCGAGCGTGACATGGGCAGTGAGGGCGCTGGATGCGCGGACGCGGCCGTGCGCAATGCGATCAATAGCGGCCTCATACCCGGCCCCCGCATGCGTGTCTCCTGCAATGCGGTTGACATCACCGGGGGCCACGAAGACAACAGTGGCAAGAACCCCGAGCAACATCTGCTAAGCAACGCAGACCGTGCAGACTCCGCAGAGGATCTTATCCACGTTATGCGCGAACAGCATAAGCAGGGCGCTGACTTTACCAAGATTTATGAGACAGGACAGGACCGGCTGCGGGACGGCGTTTTCACCACCCCCTTCCAGTACACGCAGGCGGACCTAAGCACAGCCGTAGCGGAAGCAAAGCGAACCGGTTCCCGCGTCGCAGTGCATGCCACCGGCGAACCCGGGACCGGCTATGCCGCGGCAGCCGGCGTTGCCTCAATCGACCATGCCGATAACCTGTCTGCCGCGACGATGAAGCTCATGAAGGAGCACAACATCTTCGCGGTCCCGACCTTCGCCATCGGCCAGTACTTCGCCGACCATGCGGAGACACCCGCATCGGCCGCGCGCCGCCATGAAAGTGAAGCGTTCCACGCAGCGGAATTCAAAAAGCAGATGGCCGCAGGAGTTCCCTTTGCCGTTGGCTCTGACGTGGGCCCGTTTCCGCATGGCACACAGGCCCATGAGCTGGTCCTGATGCACCAGTACGGCATGCCGGCCGCGGACGTACTACGCGCGGACCTGATCAACGGCGCGAAGCTGCTCGACTGGGAGAAGCAAATCGGTCAGCTCCAGGCTGGTTTCCTTGCCGATGGCATCGCAGTGCCGGGCAATCCGCTGGAGGATTTGAGCGTCGTGGAGCACGTGTCTTTCGTGATGAAAGACGGAGCCATAATTCGCCACTGA
- the purH gene encoding bifunctional phosphoribosylaminoimidazolecarboxamide formyltransferase/IMP cyclohydrolase, with product MSSNKITRALLSVTDKSGLLEFAQRLSAMGVELVSTGGTAKMLRDGGLAVRDISDLTGFPEMLDGRVKTLHPKVHGGILHIRDNAEHVAAVTEHAIQPIDMVVVNLYAFEKTASKPGVAFADIIENIDIGGPSMVRSAAKNFNDVAIVTAATDYEAIADEMEANNASLSLATRWRLAKAAFATTAAYDTAIANALETLTEPDGTHTQPATLDEAAVPQALRLNLPLKGTLRYGENPHQAAAVYTDGTTKGIANARQLQGKELSFNNLVDLDACWELASEFSEPACAIIKHTNPCGAATGKSLLDAYLSALEADPVSAFGGVIGLNRELDGATAEEIGKLFVEAIVAPSFSAAALEALAKKKNLRLLQIDPAHPKKALKQISGGMLMQDADRGSLETVELKVVTKRQPTPEELTALRFAWTVTKHVKSNAIVYARAAAAADGTVFGQTVGIGAGQMSRVDAARFGAMKAVLPLDGSVAGSDAFFPFPDGLETVAKAGATAIIQPGGSVRDAEVIEAADRLGIAMVFTGMRHFRHG from the coding sequence ATGTCGAGCAATAAGATCACCCGCGCCCTTTTGAGTGTTACCGACAAGTCAGGTCTGCTGGAATTCGCCCAGCGCCTCAGCGCCATGGGCGTCGAGCTCGTCTCCACCGGCGGCACCGCAAAGATGCTGCGTGATGGCGGCCTCGCAGTCCGCGACATCAGCGACCTCACCGGTTTCCCCGAGATGCTGGACGGCCGCGTGAAGACCCTGCACCCGAAGGTTCACGGCGGCATCCTTCACATCCGCGATAACGCCGAGCACGTCGCGGCCGTGACCGAGCACGCCATCCAGCCCATCGACATGGTTGTGGTCAATCTCTACGCCTTCGAGAAGACCGCGTCGAAGCCCGGTGTCGCCTTCGCTGACATCATCGAGAACATCGACATCGGCGGTCCCAGCATGGTGCGCAGCGCCGCGAAAAACTTCAACGATGTCGCCATCGTCACGGCTGCAACCGACTATGAAGCCATTGCGGATGAGATGGAGGCCAACAACGCCTCCCTTTCGCTGGCCACGCGCTGGCGCCTTGCGAAGGCCGCCTTCGCCACGACTGCGGCCTATGACACCGCCATCGCCAACGCTCTCGAGACACTAACCGAGCCGGACGGCACGCACACCCAGCCCGCCACCCTTGACGAAGCCGCCGTACCCCAGGCGCTGCGCTTGAATCTGCCGCTGAAGGGTACCCTCCGTTACGGTGAGAACCCGCACCAGGCAGCAGCCGTCTACACGGACGGCACGACCAAGGGCATCGCGAACGCCAGGCAGCTGCAGGGCAAGGAACTCTCCTTCAACAACCTCGTCGATCTGGACGCCTGCTGGGAGTTGGCCAGCGAGTTCTCCGAGCCCGCCTGCGCCATCATCAAGCACACCAATCCGTGTGGCGCGGCCACCGGAAAATCACTGCTCGATGCCTACCTGAGCGCCCTGGAAGCAGACCCGGTCTCGGCCTTCGGCGGCGTCATCGGTCTAAACCGTGAACTCGACGGCGCCACTGCGGAAGAGATCGGCAAGCTCTTTGTCGAGGCGATCGTCGCCCCCTCGTTCAGCGCTGCCGCGCTCGAGGCGCTGGCGAAGAAGAAGAACCTTCGTCTGCTGCAGATTGATCCGGCCCACCCGAAGAAAGCGTTAAAGCAGATCAGCGGCGGCATGCTGATGCAGGACGCCGACCGCGGCTCACTGGAAACCGTCGAACTCAAGGTGGTCACGAAGCGCCAGCCCACACCGGAAGAGCTCACCGCCCTTCGCTTCGCCTGGACCGTCACCAAGCACGTCAAGTCCAACGCCATTGTCTACGCCCGTGCCGCAGCCGCCGCAGACGGAACCGTATTCGGCCAGACGGTCGGTATCGGCGCTGGTCAGATGAGCCGCGTGGACGCCGCCCGCTTTGGCGCCATGAAGGCTGTTCTGCCGCTTGACGGCTCAGTTGCCGGATCAGACGCGTTCTTTCCCTTCCCGGACGGCCTGGAGACCGTGGCGAAGGCTGGGGCGACCGCCATCATCCAGCCCGGCGGCTCGGTCCGCGACGCGGAGGTCATCGAAGCCGCTGATCGCTTAGGAATTGCCATGGTATTCACAGGAATGCGACACTTTAGACACGGATAA